In Verrucomicrobiota bacterium, one DNA window encodes the following:
- a CDS encoding NnrS family protein, with amino-acid sequence MPGGCEALSLQTELLPAPHQTPGLGCHPRVRRLKSMAFPVCTKHGATSPRKAHPIRDRGRWLAAEPFRLFFASGMLWSIAAVALWPLFYSGLLLQYPGFVHSRLMIQTFAGAFVVGFLGTAGPRMAEAPKLTVIELAVLFSLHSANGIFHLLHFPRVADTCFLTLLGALLCSLVSRIVFFRKDAPPPQMILALAGILSALAGTALGMQESGMDDPDRKRLAQLLLHQGFLLPPVLGVGAFIFPRIMGKNFGGAAHASEAKARGIRALLAATLLFSSFFLETSGWPRAGGWMRTLVTAYYLAAEVQWQMRPGEPIPGTLARGLVLALPTAVAGLALSACFPVWRVPLEHLLYIGGFGLLMMIVASRVLFGHSGEIDDFSKVSKSARGLLLLTLLAAATRASADFWPRIQISHHNYASLAWGLAALLWLYWHRRRFVKREPASSHEQTLATDS; translated from the coding sequence ATGCCGGGCGGCTGCGAAGCACTCTCCCTACAGACGGAACTCCTCCCAGCACCTCACCAGACTCCGGGCCTGGGTTGCCATCCACGAGTCCGGCGGCTTAAAAGCATGGCGTTCCCGGTTTGCACGAAACACGGCGCAACCTCGCCCCGCAAGGCTCACCCCATCAGAGACCGCGGACGCTGGCTGGCAGCCGAACCGTTCCGTCTGTTCTTTGCCAGCGGCATGCTCTGGAGCATCGCCGCCGTGGCTCTGTGGCCACTCTTTTACAGCGGCCTCCTCCTCCAATACCCCGGGTTCGTCCATAGCCGGCTCATGATCCAGACCTTCGCGGGGGCCTTCGTCGTCGGATTCCTTGGCACCGCCGGTCCTCGCATGGCCGAAGCTCCCAAACTCACGGTGATCGAACTCGCCGTCCTCTTCTCCCTTCACTCCGCCAACGGTATCTTTCACCTGCTCCACTTTCCCCGCGTCGCGGATACCTGCTTCCTGACCCTGCTCGGGGCTCTGCTCTGCAGTCTCGTCTCTCGCATCGTTTTCTTCCGCAAAGACGCGCCACCCCCGCAGATGATCCTGGCCCTCGCCGGTATCCTCTCGGCCCTCGCCGGCACCGCCCTCGGAATGCAGGAAAGCGGGATGGACGATCCGGACCGCAAACGCCTCGCCCAATTGCTCCTCCATCAAGGCTTCCTCTTGCCACCGGTGCTGGGAGTGGGAGCGTTCATCTTTCCACGGATCATGGGAAAGAATTTTGGAGGAGCCGCCCATGCCTCCGAAGCGAAAGCGCGGGGGATTCGTGCGTTGTTGGCGGCCACCCTGCTTTTCAGCTCCTTCTTCCTCGAGACCTCCGGATGGCCCCGCGCGGGAGGCTGGATGCGGACCCTGGTCACGGCCTACTACTTGGCGGCCGAAGTGCAATGGCAGATGCGTCCGGGTGAACCTATTCCGGGCACCCTGGCCCGAGGACTGGTCCTGGCGCTTCCCACCGCGGTGGCCGGACTCGCCTTGTCGGCGTGCTTCCCAGTCTGGCGCGTGCCTCTCGAACATCTCCTCTACATCGGAGGGTTCGGCCTGCTCATGATGATTGTGGCCAGCCGGGTGCTTTTCGGCCACAGCGGCGAAATCGATGACTTCTCGAAAGTTTCGAAATCTGCGCGAGGCTTGCTCCTCCTGACCCTTCTCGCAGCCGCGACGCGCGCCAGCGCTGATTTCTGGCCACGCATTCAAATCTCCCACCATAACTACGCTTCCCTGGCCTGGGGATTAGCCGCGCTCCTCTGGCTCTACTGGCACCGCCGCCGATTCGTCAAACGAGAGCCCGCCTCGTCACACGAACAGACTCTCGCCACCGATTCATAA
- a CDS encoding 4Fe-4S dicluster domain-containing protein, producing MTPPTHPKPDGAPSAGCSCGGDSSGCSGGLSRRSMLKALGATLGAAAYAKALAPRTQLTKDISMDEFLQKHYKELSVEEMARVLRRLTRECKDQYGADATITDPKAGDGVKFGYALNLSICNGCRKCAEACHLENNHDRPSNQSYIRVFEMSKGSMDFEKGSAHYDHPVPQPDKYYMPVQCQQCEFPPCVDVCPVEATWKEKDGIVVVDYNWCIGCRYCEAACPYHARRFNWTKPQIPAAEVNPNQAYLSNRIRPQGVMEKCTFCLHRTREGRLPACLEACPTGARVFGNLLDPKSEIRWVLENKRVFVLKEDLGLKPQFFYFFDE from the coding sequence ATGACCCCTCCCACCCATCCCAAACCCGATGGCGCTCCATCCGCAGGCTGCTCGTGCGGCGGCGACTCGTCCGGATGCTCCGGCGGTCTTTCCCGTCGTTCGATGCTTAAAGCACTCGGGGCCACTCTCGGGGCCGCCGCTTACGCCAAAGCCCTCGCTCCACGGACCCAACTCACCAAGGACATCTCCATGGATGAGTTCCTCCAGAAGCATTACAAGGAACTGAGCGTCGAGGAAATGGCCCGGGTCCTGCGCCGTCTCACCCGGGAATGCAAAGACCAGTATGGGGCCGACGCGACGATCACGGATCCCAAGGCCGGAGATGGCGTCAAATTCGGCTATGCTCTGAATCTTTCCATCTGCAATGGGTGCCGCAAATGCGCCGAAGCCTGCCACCTCGAAAACAACCACGATCGCCCCTCCAACCAAAGCTACATCCGCGTGTTCGAGATGAGCAAAGGCTCCATGGATTTCGAAAAAGGCTCCGCGCACTACGACCATCCCGTTCCCCAGCCGGATAAATATTACATGCCTGTCCAATGCCAGCAGTGCGAGTTCCCTCCCTGCGTGGACGTCTGCCCCGTGGAAGCCACCTGGAAGGAAAAGGACGGCATCGTGGTCGTGGACTACAACTGGTGCATCGGCTGCCGCTACTGCGAAGCCGCATGCCCCTATCACGCGCGCCGGTTCAACTGGACCAAGCCCCAAATCCCCGCTGCGGAAGTCAATCCCAACCAGGCCTATCTCAGCAATCGCATCCGGCCCCAAGGGGTCATGGAGAAATGTACGTTCTGCTTGCATCGAACCCGGGAAGGCCGCTTGCCAGCCTGCCTCGAAGCCTGTCCGACGGGCGCTCGCGTTTTCGGCAACCTCCTCGACCCAAAATCGGAAATCCGCTGGGTGCTCGAAAACAAACGCGTGTTCGTGCTCAAAGAGGACTTGGGCTTGAAACCTCAGTTTTTCTACTTCTTCGATGAGTAA
- a CDS encoding Gfo/Idh/MocA family oxidoreductase yields MKNTPTPRLSSSFGKISRREFVRTNGLTAAGLVTAGLGLAATGPWVRTGHAAAVGANSRIRLGVIGCGGMGGGDLDMFLANPEVDCVMIADVDDTRQAKGAAICEKRGRAKPETVRDFRRVLERKDVDIVLVATPDHWHALPTVLACQAGKDVYVEKPLASTIDEGRAIVTAAQKHQRVVQMGSQWKSCRHMIEATDFVQSGRIGKVSLARAWAWLDWQPDIGRPANSEPPPGVDYDLWLGPAPKRPFNLNRFHYNFRWFWDYAGGLMTDWGVHLLNMAMMGLPVVSPRTVCASGGTFVQTDMRETPDTQIALYEFQDFLLQWEHKSGVGLGMNGRSWGIAWSGSEGTVTMNEEGWQVQIERRGKGNLEPAKHPGSGSNGHPAHIRNFLDCVKSRKQPVLHAELAHHVSTIAHLGNIAFRSGSKIEWDAARERVTNDAQADKLVGVRYRKPWKLPYSQRA; encoded by the coding sequence ATGAAGAACACTCCCACACCACGTCTTTCATCGTCGTTTGGAAAGATCTCCCGCCGTGAGTTTGTCCGTACGAACGGTTTGACTGCCGCCGGGCTTGTCACGGCAGGGCTGGGTCTGGCCGCGACAGGGCCTTGGGTGAGAACCGGACATGCGGCAGCGGTGGGGGCCAATTCGAGGATCCGTCTGGGGGTCATCGGCTGCGGTGGCATGGGGGGCGGGGATCTCGACATGTTTCTCGCCAATCCCGAGGTCGATTGCGTCATGATTGCGGACGTCGACGATACCCGGCAGGCGAAGGGTGCGGCCATCTGCGAAAAGCGCGGACGGGCCAAGCCTGAAACCGTGCGTGATTTTCGCCGGGTTCTGGAGCGCAAGGATGTGGACATCGTGCTGGTCGCGACACCGGATCACTGGCACGCCCTGCCCACGGTCCTCGCGTGTCAGGCCGGGAAGGATGTGTATGTTGAGAAGCCGCTGGCTTCGACGATTGACGAAGGCCGGGCCATCGTTACCGCAGCTCAAAAGCATCAGCGAGTGGTGCAGATGGGGTCCCAGTGGAAAAGCTGCCGGCACATGATCGAGGCCACTGACTTTGTGCAGTCGGGCCGGATTGGCAAGGTGAGCCTGGCCCGCGCGTGGGCGTGGCTGGACTGGCAGCCGGACATCGGACGTCCTGCGAACAGCGAACCGCCGCCGGGAGTTGATTACGACCTTTGGCTTGGGCCGGCGCCGAAGCGGCCGTTCAACCTCAACCGGTTTCATTATAACTTCCGCTGGTTCTGGGATTACGCTGGCGGACTCATGACGGATTGGGGAGTGCATTTGCTGAACATGGCCATGATGGGGTTGCCGGTCGTGTCACCCAGGACCGTCTGTGCGAGCGGGGGCACTTTTGTGCAAACCGACATGCGGGAGACGCCGGACACGCAAATTGCACTCTACGAATTTCAGGACTTTCTCCTGCAATGGGAGCATAAGAGCGGGGTGGGTCTTGGAATGAACGGCCGGTCGTGGGGCATTGCCTGGAGCGGCAGTGAAGGCACTGTCACCATGAACGAAGAAGGCTGGCAGGTGCAAATCGAACGACGTGGCAAAGGCAATTTGGAACCGGCCAAGCATCCGGGCAGTGGCAGCAACGGCCATCCCGCACACATCCGCAATTTTCTCGACTGTGTGAAATCCAGGAAACAGCCGGTGCTGCACGCGGAACTGGCTCATCACGTTTCCACCATCGCACATCTCGGCAACATCGCGTTCAGGTCTGGTTCAAAAATCGAGTGGGATGCCGCCCGCGAGCGCGTCACGAACGATGCGCAGGCCGACAAGTTGGTCGGCGTGCGTTATCGAAAACCCTGGAAATTGCCCTATTCCCAGAGGGCCTGA